Proteins from one Staphylococcus sp. IVB6214 genomic window:
- a CDS encoding cation diffusion facilitator family transporter produces MARHQYFHHVEHRKQQTHSKSTLWLSLIITLVFTIVEFVGGLVSNSLALLSDSFHMLSDVAALGLSMVAIYFASRPPTSRYTFGFLRLEILAAFLNGLALVLISLWIFYEAVIRMIYPKPIDSQLMLVVAMIGLLVNIILTVILVRSLKTENNINIQSALWHFIGDLLNSVGVIVAVILIHLTGIQLIDPILSIVIALVILRGGYKIMHNTWQILMEAVPEGLDIDDIIDTMTSVEGVLDVHEFHLWSVTTEHHSLSAHVVLESLDSIDAYETINKLEQLLKEKYHLAHTTLQVEHLDINHLDAQYFEHMRQ; encoded by the coding sequence ATGGCAAGACATCAATATTTTCATCATGTCGAGCACCGAAAACAACAAACGCATTCTAAGTCAACATTATGGCTCTCACTGATTATTACGCTAGTGTTTACAATTGTTGAATTTGTAGGGGGACTTGTGTCTAATTCATTGGCATTACTGTCGGACTCATTTCATATGTTGAGTGACGTTGCAGCACTTGGCTTATCGATGGTCGCCATTTATTTTGCGAGTCGTCCACCAACGTCACGTTACACATTCGGTTTTTTACGTTTAGAGATCTTGGCAGCCTTTCTGAATGGTCTGGCACTTGTATTAATCTCACTGTGGATTTTTTATGAAGCTGTGATTCGAATGATTTATCCGAAGCCAATCGATAGTCAGTTAATGCTTGTTGTGGCAATGATCGGCTTGCTCGTGAATATCATTCTAACAGTGATTCTTGTACGTTCGCTGAAGACGGAAAATAACATCAATATTCAAAGTGCACTTTGGCATTTTATAGGAGACTTGTTGAATTCAGTAGGGGTTATCGTAGCTGTGATTCTCATTCATTTGACGGGTATTCAACTGATTGACCCCATTTTAAGTATTGTTATCGCACTCGTTATTCTACGTGGGGGCTATAAAATTATGCACAATACATGGCAAATTCTGATGGAAGCCGTGCCAGAAGGATTGGATATCGATGACATTATCGATACGATGACTTCTGTTGAAGGTGTGTTAGATGTTCATGAATTTCATCTATGGTCTGTTACAACGGAGCATCATTCGTTAAGTGCGCACGTAGTATTGGAAAGTCTTGATAGTATCGATGCTTATGAAACCATTAATAAGCTTGAGCAGTTATTGAAAGAAAAATATCATTTGGCGCATACGACCTTACAAGTAGAACATCTCGATATCAATCACCTTGATGCACAATACTTTGAACATATGCGACAATAG
- a CDS encoding ABC transporter ATP-binding protein, with product MIELVDVNRHFKNGNETNHILKDINLRIEAGEFVAIMGPSGSGKSTLINILGFIDRGYDGEYRFGGANYKEKSDNALAEIRNETVGFVFQNFKLIQNNTILENVSIPLLYAGLGARQRKQRVIDVLHQVGLYDKENLVPNKLSGGQQQRVAIARAIVNQPKFIIADEPTGALDSKTSQDIMDLFLQLNKERGTTMIVVTHDPRVAEQADRVIHILDGRIQREEVNQHE from the coding sequence ATGATAGAACTAGTAGATGTGAATCGTCACTTCAAGAATGGTAACGAAACGAATCATATTTTAAAGGATATCAACTTGCGCATAGAAGCGGGAGAGTTTGTAGCGATTATGGGGCCATCTGGTTCGGGTAAGAGTACTTTGATCAACATTCTAGGTTTTATTGATCGTGGCTATGATGGTGAGTATCGTTTTGGTGGTGCCAATTACAAAGAAAAATCAGACAATGCACTGGCTGAGATTCGAAATGAAACTGTTGGCTTCGTCTTTCAAAACTTCAAATTGATTCAAAACAATACAATTTTGGAGAATGTCAGTATCCCGCTGTTGTATGCGGGGTTAGGTGCACGTCAGCGAAAGCAGCGTGTTATTGATGTGTTGCATCAAGTCGGACTGTATGACAAAGAGAATCTTGTTCCGAACAAACTTTCAGGAGGACAACAACAACGTGTTGCCATTGCTCGTGCGATTGTTAATCAACCGAAGTTTATTATTGCGGATGAACCGACGGGGGCATTAGATTCTAAAACGTCTCAAGATATTATGGATTTGTTTTTGCAGTTGAATAAGGAACGTGGGACGACCATGATTGTCGTAACCCATGATCCAAGAGTGGCAGAACAAGCAGATCGTGTCATTCATATTTTAGATGGCCGTATTCAGCGAGAAGAGGTGAACCAGCATGAATAG
- a CDS encoding HlyD family efflux transporter periplasmic adaptor subunit, with product MKKRTLIILAVAGFVLLLGIALAVKAFGDNKTEKDGYDTYQVKEEKPIRVTGKVSPHTIKTYQNNSQLGDFVSVQVEDGQYVQQGTPLINYAIDGAQRQSLVDQVNQAQSQGDQNAIDKAWRQLNRYDGQVNNSIYATFPGTVSLQNSENVGDGEAILQLISDNPEIKTTVSEYDLDKLKVGDKVNFEVNSTGKKGMGKIVKIDQLPTSYQQQESGAAQAGGAGAQLGGEEGEEGGASLTTSNPIQNSPSGGNANETSKYEVVVGDLDFKVRNGYSVEASIPQDTLKLPKSVLTKDDHVYVVDKQGKAHKVKVEYNEENETLIVTKGVKKGDKLIKNPDSKVQDGKKVEVSE from the coding sequence TTGAAAAAACGCACGTTGATCATTTTAGCGGTCGCTGGTTTTGTTCTACTGTTAGGGATTGCTTTGGCAGTTAAGGCATTTGGCGATAATAAGACAGAGAAAGACGGTTATGATACATATCAAGTAAAAGAGGAGAAACCGATACGGGTAACAGGGAAGGTGTCACCTCATACAATTAAAACATATCAAAACAACAGTCAGCTAGGAGATTTTGTGAGCGTACAAGTAGAAGATGGTCAGTACGTACAACAAGGTACGCCGTTGATCAACTATGCCATTGATGGTGCGCAACGTCAGTCACTTGTTGACCAAGTGAATCAAGCGCAATCACAAGGCGATCAGAATGCGATTGATAAGGCATGGCGCCAGTTAAATCGTTATGACGGGCAAGTGAATAATAGCATTTATGCAACGTTCCCTGGTACCGTATCTCTTCAAAATTCAGAGAACGTAGGAGATGGTGAGGCGATTTTACAATTGATTTCTGATAATCCTGAGATTAAAACAACGGTATCGGAATATGACTTGGATAAGCTCAAGGTCGGAGATAAAGTGAATTTTGAAGTGAACAGTACAGGTAAAAAAGGAATGGGTAAAATTGTAAAAATTGATCAGTTGCCAACAAGCTATCAACAGCAAGAGAGTGGTGCTGCACAAGCAGGTGGCGCAGGTGCACAACTCGGTGGTGAAGAAGGCGAAGAAGGTGGTGCTTCACTAACGACGAGCAATCCAATTCAGAACAGCCCATCGGGTGGCAATGCGAATGAAACGTCTAAATATGAAGTGGTAGTCGGTGACTTAGACTTCAAGGTGCGCAATGGTTATTCAGTAGAAGCCAGTATTCCGCAAGACACATTAAAGTTACCAAAGTCTGTTTTAACAAAAGATGATCATGTGTATGTAGTCGATAAGCAAGGCAAAGCGCATAAAGTAAAAGTAGAATACAATGAAGAAAATGAGACACTGATTGTAACAAAAGGTGTGAAGAAAGGTGACAAGCTCATCAAAAACCCTGACAGCAAAGTGCAAGATGGCAAAAAAGTTGAGGTGTCTGAATGA
- a CDS encoding ABC transporter permease, with the protein MRNLMNGYVLFAVLCVLTVCSLFIGVSSVPISALFTFNDHQLNILFASRIPRTVSILISGSTLALAGLIMQQMMQNKFVSPTTAGTMEWAKLGILISLLFFPSQHILVKLGFAVVCSVGGTFLFVQMIQRIKFKDVIFVPLIGIMLGGIVSSFSTFLALRTNAVQSLGNWLNGNFAVITSGRYEILYLSIPLLILTYVFANQFTIAGMGRDFSRNLGLNYDLIMNIGLFITATITALVVVTVGTLPFLGLIVPNVVSIFRGDHLKNALPHTAMLGAIFVLFSDILGRVIVYPYEINIGLTIGVFGTFIFIIMLIRGRRHYVQ; encoded by the coding sequence ATGCGTAATTTAATGAATGGCTATGTGTTGTTTGCAGTACTCTGTGTTCTGACTGTGTGTTCTTTGTTTATTGGTGTGAGTAGTGTGCCGATTAGTGCGCTATTTACGTTCAATGACCATCAACTTAATATTTTGTTCGCAAGTCGAATTCCACGTACGGTGAGTATTTTAATCTCAGGAAGTACGTTGGCACTTGCAGGTTTGATTATGCAACAGATGATGCAGAACAAGTTTGTGAGTCCAACGACTGCCGGCACAATGGAATGGGCAAAGTTAGGGATACTGATCTCGCTACTGTTTTTCCCATCACAACATATTCTTGTCAAACTTGGTTTTGCAGTTGTATGTAGTGTAGGTGGCACTTTCCTATTCGTCCAAATGATTCAACGCATTAAGTTTAAAGATGTCATCTTTGTTCCACTGATTGGAATTATGTTGGGTGGAATCGTTTCAAGTTTTTCAACATTTTTGGCATTGCGTACAAACGCAGTTCAAAGTCTTGGGAACTGGTTAAACGGTAACTTCGCAGTGATTACGAGTGGCCGTTATGAGATTCTTTATCTCAGCATACCGCTACTCATACTTACATATGTTTTTGCCAATCAATTTACCATTGCAGGTATGGGGCGTGACTTCAGTAGAAACTTAGGATTGAATTATGATCTGATCATGAATATCGGTTTGTTTATTACAGCAACAATTACAGCATTAGTTGTAGTAACGGTCGGAACATTGCCGTTTCTAGGGTTAATTGTTCCGAATGTCGTGTCTATATTTCGTGGGGATCATTTGAAGAATGCTTTGCCACATACAGCAATGCTCGGTGCGATATTTGTATTGTTCTCGGACATTTTAGGACGTGTCATCGTATACCCATATGAGATTAACATCGGCTTAACGATTGGTGTTTTCGGGACATTCATCTTTATCATCATGTTGATAAGGGGGCGACGTCATTATGTCCAATAA
- a CDS encoding CidA/LrgA family protein, producing MNVLKYLNVIWQISLIYGITRLGSWLQTFFHVPLAGSIVGLILFYVLLQLKIVRVSWVKDGANFLLATMVFFFVPSVIGVMDVITEIDMNFIIFFALVVVGTVLVALTSGIVAEKMTMGKVFDKGPHRNI from the coding sequence ATGAACGTATTGAAGTACTTAAATGTGATATGGCAAATTTCCCTGATTTATGGTATCACACGTCTAGGTAGTTGGCTTCAAACTTTCTTCCATGTGCCTTTAGCAGGAAGCATTGTAGGACTAATCCTATTCTATGTGTTACTGCAACTCAAAATTGTTCGCGTATCGTGGGTGAAAGATGGTGCAAATTTCCTACTTGCAACAATGGTGTTTTTCTTCGTTCCGTCTGTGATAGGTGTGATGGACGTCATCACTGAGATTGATATGAACTTTATTATCTTTTTCGCATTAGTTGTTGTAGGTACAGTACTCGTCGCATTAACTTCAGGAATAGTGGCTGAAAAGATGACGATGGGTAAAGTCTTCGATAAAGGACCCCATCGAAACATATGA
- a CDS encoding ABC transporter substrate-binding protein translates to MKKLGLLVVFAMMLILVACGNNSNSDEKSESKESSEPKTVEVKNDFMIAGEAEDGSEDKAYKDTVKVPVKPKKAVVFDYGTVDTMKELGLQSSIAALPKGEDNASLPDFLSEFKDEKYENVGSLKEVNYDAVAKVKPDVIFLSSRTANQQTIDELKKAAPKAALVYMGADYSKYVDSMKMNAETLGKIYDKADDVKKLNEDMDKKIADMKKKTKDLDKKAMYLLVNEGELSTYGTGDRFGGIIYDTLGFKPADNNVKSSGHGQNVTNEYVSEKNPDIIFAMDRGQAIGGKSTAKQVLGNDVLKDVKAIKNDEVVEVDPKLWYFASGSVTTTMKQVDELEKGLNLDK, encoded by the coding sequence ATGAAAAAGTTAGGTTTATTAGTTGTATTCGCAATGATGCTTATTTTAGTAGCATGTGGCAATAACAGTAACAGTGATGAAAAATCAGAAAGTAAAGAAAGTAGTGAACCAAAAACAGTCGAAGTTAAAAATGACTTTATGATTGCTGGTGAAGCGGAAGACGGCAGCGAAGACAAAGCGTACAAAGATACAGTGAAAGTACCAGTGAAACCTAAAAAAGCAGTTGTATTTGACTATGGTACAGTAGATACAATGAAAGAATTAGGCTTACAAAGTAGTATTGCAGCATTACCAAAAGGTGAAGATAATGCATCATTACCTGACTTTTTATCAGAATTCAAAGACGAAAAATATGAAAATGTAGGTAGCTTAAAAGAAGTGAACTACGATGCAGTAGCAAAAGTAAAACCAGACGTAATCTTCTTATCATCACGTACAGCAAACCAACAAACAATTGATGAGTTGAAAAAAGCAGCACCTAAAGCAGCACTTGTATATATGGGTGCAGATTACAGCAAATATGTAGATTCAATGAAAATGAATGCTGAAACACTTGGCAAAATTTATGACAAAGCAGACGATGTTAAAAAGTTAAATGAAGATATGGATAAGAAAATTGCTGACATGAAAAAGAAAACAAAAGACTTAGACAAGAAAGCAATGTACTTATTAGTGAACGAAGGTGAATTATCAACATACGGTACTGGTGACCGTTTCGGTGGTATCATCTATGACACGTTAGGTTTTAAACCTGCAGACAACAATGTTAAATCAAGTGGACATGGCCAAAACGTAACGAATGAATATGTGAGCGAGAAAAACCCAGATATCATCTTTGCGATGGACCGTGGACAAGCAATTGGTGGCAAATCAACTGCAAAACAAGTACTTGGTAACGATGTCTTAAAAGATGTTAAAGCAATTAAAAATGATGAAGTTGTAGAAGTTGATCCGAAGTTATGGTACTTCGCATCAGGTTCAGTAACAACAACAATGAAACAAGTTGATGAACTTGAAAAAGGTCTAAACTTAGATAAATAA
- a CDS encoding LrgB family protein: MTTLETITMIALTIVMYIIAKKLYNKFKSPILNPALVASLGVIAILLLFQIDYHTYMVGGKWINHLLSCTVVCLAYPLYVNRHKIVKNFKTIFMSVVTAVILNFSLIFFSLKLLGYHREEIVTLLPRSITAAVGIQVSHQLGGEDTITIMFIIATGLLGSMLGAFLIRMTHFKSAIARGMTFGNASHAFGTARALEMDLESGAFSSIGMILSAVLSSVMLPVLLMLFY, from the coding sequence ATGACAACATTAGAAACGATAACAATGATTGCACTCACAATCGTTATGTATATCATTGCGAAAAAGCTTTATAACAAGTTCAAGTCACCAATCTTGAACCCCGCATTGGTGGCATCTCTTGGTGTGATAGCCATACTTCTTCTATTCCAAATAGACTATCATACCTACATGGTTGGCGGTAAATGGATTAACCATTTACTGAGCTGTACTGTGGTATGCTTAGCATACCCGTTGTATGTAAACAGACATAAGATCGTAAAAAACTTTAAAACTATCTTCATGAGTGTAGTAACAGCAGTCATTTTGAACTTTTCCCTGATATTTTTCTCACTCAAATTACTCGGTTACCATCGTGAAGAGATTGTGACACTATTACCCCGTTCGATTACCGCAGCAGTCGGTATTCAAGTGTCACATCAACTCGGCGGTGAAGATACCATCACCATCATGTTCATCATCGCCACTGGCTTACTCGGAAGTATGTTAGGTGCCTTTCTAATCCGCATGACACATTTCAAATCTGCCATTGCGCGTGGTATGACTTTTGGAAATGCTTCTCATGCCTTTGGGACTGCCCGAGCCCTAGAGATGGATTTGGAATCTGGTGCATTTAGCTCAATTGGTATGATACTCTCTGCTGTATTGAGTTCAGTTATGCTTCCCGTATTATTAATGTTGTTTTATTAA
- a CDS encoding DUF488 family protein yields the protein MTVKIERIYNKQPSKGLRILVDRVWPRGVSKKDAQLDQWLKEVGPTKALRQWFDHDPDKFESFKDKYISELQHNDKQHAAYQELADMINATDETVILLYAAKDTTYNHAIILRDCLEHNTIKAQ from the coding sequence ATGACAGTCAAAATCGAACGTATCTACAACAAACAACCGAGTAAAGGTTTGCGCATTTTAGTGGATCGTGTATGGCCACGTGGTGTATCGAAAAAAGACGCTCAACTCGATCAATGGCTCAAAGAAGTAGGTCCCACTAAAGCACTCAGACAGTGGTTTGATCATGATCCTGATAAGTTTGAGTCATTTAAAGACAAGTACATCTCCGAACTTCAACATAATGACAAGCAACATGCCGCATATCAGGAACTTGCAGACATGATTAATGCAACTGACGAAACAGTCATTCTACTTTATGCTGCAAAAGATACGACATACAATCATGCCATCATCTTACGTGATTGCTTAGAGCATAACACGATAAAAGCGCAATAG
- a CDS encoding iron chelate uptake ABC transporter family permease subunit, whose translation MSNKPLQKLLILGVVTLVVALGYLLIGIDFEIFEYQLTSRLRKFILIILVGAAIAASTVVFQAITVNRLLTPSIMGLDAVYLFSKVLILFVFGTGSIFVTNFYLNFSISLVAMVIFALVLFEGIFRVGQFSVYFILLIGVILGTFFRSITGFFELLINPEDFLVVQSAMFANFDASNPKLVTICGVILVILLIVTVIMMPYMDVLLLGRAQAINLGISYSNLTRFLLIIVALMVAIATALVGPITFLGLLTVNLAHELMKTFEHKYMLPATVFISWISLFIAQWIVENLFEATTQISILINLIGGIYFIYLLMRRRTTT comes from the coding sequence ATGTCCAATAAGCCATTACAAAAACTACTCATCTTAGGTGTGGTGACACTTGTCGTTGCACTAGGCTATTTGTTAATCGGTATTGATTTTGAAATATTTGAATATCAATTGACGAGTCGTCTGCGTAAGTTCATATTGATTATCCTTGTAGGCGCTGCAATTGCGGCATCCACGGTCGTTTTCCAAGCGATTACAGTCAATCGTTTACTAACACCGTCGATTATGGGATTAGATGCAGTTTATCTATTTAGTAAAGTCTTGATATTATTTGTGTTTGGCACAGGTTCTATCTTCGTTACAAACTTCTATTTAAACTTTTCAATCTCACTCGTCGCTATGGTTATTTTTGCGCTGGTTTTATTTGAAGGGATTTTCAGAGTAGGACAATTTTCCGTGTATTTTATTCTTTTAATTGGTGTGATACTTGGGACATTCTTCCGCAGCATTACAGGGTTTTTCGAACTGTTAATCAATCCGGAAGACTTCCTTGTCGTACAAAGTGCGATGTTCGCCAATTTTGATGCATCCAATCCGAAACTTGTGACAATCTGTGGAGTGATTCTTGTTATATTGCTGATTGTGACAGTCATTATGATGCCGTACATGGATGTATTGCTGCTCGGACGTGCGCAAGCGATAAACTTAGGTATTTCGTACAGCAATTTGACACGTTTCTTATTGATTATCGTGGCGTTGATGGTTGCGATTGCGACTGCTTTAGTGGGTCCAATCACATTTCTCGGATTGCTGACTGTGAACTTGGCACATGAGTTGATGAAAACATTTGAACACAAATATATGTTACCAGCGACAGTATTTATTAGCTGGATTAGCTTATTTATTGCACAGTGGATCGTAGAGAATCTCTTTGAAGCAACGACGCAAATTAGTATTTTGATTAATTTGATTGGTGGTATTTACTTTATTTATCTATTGATGAGAAGGAGGACAACAACATGA
- a CDS encoding ATP-binding cassette domain-containing protein translates to MISIRGLNQSIDNKQILTDINVDVHKGRLTSLIGPNGAGKSTLLSAISRLNDYDSGDIKIEGKRLEDYGDNVLAKQLSILKQTNHTELNITVEQLVNFGRFPYSKGYMKKEDKEKVNEAISLLKLDEIRHRYLKTLSGGQRQRAYIAMTIAQDTDYILLDEPLNNLDMKHSVQIMQTLRELAAFHNKTIIVVLHDINFASVYSDDIVALKDGKIVKAADKRDVIHSSVLRELYEMDVKIETIRGQQICIYFDELPCMYHQIQNKNLAELTGGK, encoded by the coding sequence ATGATTAGTATTCGAGGATTGAATCAATCAATTGATAACAAACAGATATTGACGGATATCAATGTCGATGTACATAAAGGTAGACTCACTTCACTCATCGGACCGAACGGAGCAGGTAAGAGTACACTGTTATCAGCAATCAGTCGATTGAACGATTATGATTCAGGTGATATCAAAATCGAAGGGAAGCGCTTAGAAGATTACGGTGATAATGTTTTAGCGAAACAACTTTCAATTTTGAAACAAACGAATCATACAGAATTGAATATTACGGTTGAACAGCTGGTGAACTTTGGACGTTTTCCTTATTCAAAAGGTTATATGAAAAAAGAAGATAAAGAAAAAGTGAATGAAGCGATTTCGTTGCTCAAGTTAGATGAGATTCGCCATCGATATTTGAAGACGCTATCAGGCGGACAGCGTCAACGTGCCTACATCGCAATGACGATTGCACAAGATACGGATTATATCTTACTCGACGAACCGTTGAATAATTTAGATATGAAACACTCTGTACAAATCATGCAGACGTTACGTGAGTTGGCTGCTTTTCATAACAAAACGATTATCGTTGTTTTACACGACATTAACTTTGCATCTGTTTATTCTGACGACATTGTCGCGTTGAAAGACGGTAAAATTGTCAAAGCTGCAGATAAACGAGATGTGATTCATTCATCTGTTTTAAGAGAATTATATGAAATGGATGTTAAAATCGAAACAATTCGAGGACAACAAATTTGTATTTATTTTGATGAATTACCATGTATGTATCATCAAATTCAAAATAAAAATTTAGCTGAGTTAACAGGAGGAAAATGA
- a CDS encoding universal stress protein, translating into MYNNILVPYDFGNSFKNVPEQLVNLTHANDKSNIVIFNVISETELANYVRYQGKHFDDVVKEKEEELKPFLDKLEALNLAYKVKFTTGAATKEIVTEVEQGDYDLVVMSNKRSEMDIKHVLGHVTHKIAKRVNIPVLIVK; encoded by the coding sequence ATGTATAACAACATTCTTGTACCATATGACTTTGGAAATAGCTTCAAAAATGTACCAGAACAACTCGTGAACTTAACGCATGCGAATGACAAAAGTAATATTGTCATTTTCAATGTTATTTCTGAAACAGAATTAGCAAATTATGTACGTTATCAAGGCAAGCATTTTGATGATGTGGTTAAAGAAAAAGAAGAAGAACTAAAGCCTTTCTTAGATAAGCTCGAAGCATTGAACTTGGCTTACAAAGTTAAGTTCACAACAGGTGCAGCAACAAAAGAAATTGTTACCGAAGTAGAACAAGGCGATTATGACCTTGTCGTGATGAGTAACAAGCGTTCAGAAATGGATATCAAGCACGTTTTAGGACATGTTACACACAAAATTGCGAAACGTGTAAACATCCCAGTATTGATTGTTAAATAA
- a CDS encoding ABC transporter permease has translation MNSLANIIHVSLLSIMKNKRRNIFTMIGIIIGIAAVITIMSLGNGFKKTANEEFSNAGASKGAALINYFAKDPNAPNRDPFTESDMELARQVKGVKDARVKEDDTFGLSSKASTEKKETDIAVVKKKSVTSPEEGEGFTEDDNLMENRVATISSNVADELFKGKAIGKTIYIDGMGFEVVGIQNNGQIQNAVSIPTRTVKHYLPNLKPDAPQLEILFDEKQNKKKIANQVAKKLNQSGSAAGLGEYQYTDLEEMMKSIGKIFDSITYFVAAVAGISLFIAGIGVMNVMYISVAERTEEIAIRRAFGAKSRHIEFQFLIESVILCLIGGIIGLLLGILLASLVDALTPEYIKSAVSLGSILLAVGVSTLIGVVFGWIPARSASKKELIDIIK, from the coding sequence ATGAATAGCTTAGCGAATATCATTCATGTATCCCTGTTATCGATTATGAAGAATAAGCGGCGTAATATTTTCACGATGATTGGGATTATTATCGGGATTGCAGCCGTTATTACAATTATGTCTTTGGGAAATGGTTTCAAGAAGACGGCGAACGAAGAGTTCAGCAATGCTGGTGCATCCAAAGGAGCGGCACTGATCAATTACTTTGCGAAGGATCCGAATGCGCCGAACCGTGATCCGTTTACGGAAAGTGATATGGAGTTGGCACGCCAAGTGAAGGGTGTCAAAGATGCCCGTGTGAAAGAAGACGATACGTTTGGTTTGTCTTCTAAAGCGAGCACTGAGAAGAAGGAAACAGACATTGCGGTCGTGAAGAAAAAATCTGTAACGAGCCCAGAAGAAGGGGAAGGTTTTACAGAAGATGACAATCTGATGGAAAATCGTGTTGCCACGATATCATCGAATGTTGCAGACGAGTTGTTTAAAGGTAAAGCAATAGGCAAGACGATTTATATTGATGGTATGGGATTTGAAGTAGTCGGTATTCAAAATAACGGACAAATTCAAAATGCAGTAAGTATACCGACACGAACGGTGAAGCATTATTTACCCAATCTCAAGCCAGACGCACCTCAGCTAGAAATATTATTTGATGAAAAGCAAAACAAAAAGAAAATTGCCAATCAAGTTGCTAAAAAGTTGAATCAAAGTGGTTCAGCGGCAGGGCTTGGTGAATATCAATATACTGACTTAGAAGAAATGATGAAGAGTATCGGTAAAATCTTTGACTCTATCACATATTTCGTCGCAGCTGTTGCAGGTATTTCACTTTTCATTGCAGGTATTGGTGTAATGAATGTGATGTACATTTCTGTTGCAGAACGAACGGAAGAAATTGCGATTCGTCGTGCGTTTGGAGCAAAGAGTCGACATATCGAATTTCAATTCTTAATTGAAAGTGTGATTCTCTGTCTAATCGGTGGTATCATTGGGCTATTGCTTGGTATCTTGCTTGCATCGTTAGTTGATGCACTCACACCGGAATATATTAAGAGTGCCGTAAGTCTCGGTTCTATCTTATTAGCAGTCGGCGTATCAACATTGATCGGTGTGGTTTTTGGTTGGATTCCAGCACGCTCGGCTTCCAAGAAAGAATTAATTGATATTATTAAATAG
- a CDS encoding LysR family transcriptional regulator: MDIKQMTYFVEVVKQGGMTRAAETLYIAQPTISKAIKELETELGEPLFDRTKRQLSLTDVGRVFFDKASEILLLYENLPSAIQSILGVETGHISIALSAIMDMPRFTEVLGLFHQRYPNVTFNLVENGGKTIEAKVFNGDINLGVTSLPVDSTRFDAFPLYAERFQVVVHRSHRLAQREIVSLTDLQNEDFILFNEDFYLNDRIIAATRKAGFVPNIVSRISQWHFIEHLLIAKMGISILPETICRIIHQNDEVRVIQLQDEMLHWEMGVIWKKGTPLNHAAKTFLDYLNIHLPLTEGIQTDDI; the protein is encoded by the coding sequence ATGGATATTAAACAGATGACATATTTTGTAGAAGTGGTAAAGCAAGGCGGCATGACACGAGCGGCAGAGACCTTGTATATCGCACAGCCAACCATTAGTAAGGCGATTAAAGAATTAGAGACAGAGTTGGGTGAGCCGCTCTTTGATCGAACGAAGCGACAATTGAGTTTGACGGATGTAGGGCGTGTTTTTTTCGATAAAGCCTCTGAAATTTTGTTGCTCTACGAAAACTTACCGAGTGCAATCCAAAGTATATTAGGGGTTGAAACAGGGCATATTTCGATTGCGCTATCTGCCATTATGGATATGCCGCGTTTCACAGAAGTGTTAGGGCTCTTCCACCAAAGATACCCGAATGTAACATTCAATCTTGTAGAGAATGGTGGGAAAACGATAGAAGCAAAAGTATTTAACGGGGATATCAATTTGGGCGTTACATCGCTACCTGTTGACAGCACACGTTTTGATGCCTTCCCGCTCTATGCTGAGCGATTCCAAGTCGTTGTGCATCGCTCACACCGTCTCGCACAACGAGAAATTGTATCACTCACTGACTTGCAAAATGAAGACTTTATTCTTTTTAATGAAGATTTCTATTTGAATGATCGCATTATCGCTGCGACACGTAAAGCTGGATTTGTTCCGAATATCGTCTCGCGTATTTCCCAATGGCATTTTATCGAACATTTGTTGATAGCAAAGATGGGGATCAGCATTTTACCCGAAACGATTTGCCGCATTATTCACCAAAATGATGAAGTGCGCGTTATTCAATTGCAAGATGAGATGTTGCATTGGGAGATGGGTGTGATTTGGAAGAAAGGGACACCGCTCAATCATGCGGCAAAGACATTTTTAGATTATTTAAATATTCACTTACCATTAACAGAAGGAATACAAACAGATGATATATAG